A genomic stretch from Penicillium digitatum chromosome 4, complete sequence includes:
- a CDS encoding Histidine triad (HIT) protein: MSSAACIFCKIIKGEIPSMKLFESEKVLAFIDIQPLSRGHALVIPKFHGVKLTDIPDEDLLEILPVAKRIAKASGAEDFNILQNNGRIAHQVVDHVHFHMIPKPNEKEGLTIGWPCQEGDMAKLKALHEEIKSKM, from the exons ATGTCATCTGCTGCCTGTATCTTCTGCAAGATCATCAAGG GAGAGATCCCTTCGATGAAACTCTTTGAGAGCGAAAAGGTCCTCGCTTTCATCGATATCCAGCCACTGAGCCGTGGCCATGCG CTTGTCATTCCCAAGTTCCACGGCGTAAAGCTGACCGATATCCCCGACGAGGACCTGCTCGAGATCTTG CCCGTCGCGAAGAGGATTGCCAAGGCCAGCGGCGCCGAGGATTTCAATATCCTGCAGAACAATGGACGCATTGCGCACCAAGTCGTTGACCAT GTCCACTTCCACATG ATCCCCAAGCCCAACGAGAAGGAGGGTCTGACTATTGGCTGGCCTTGCCAGGAGGGGGATATggccaagctcaaggctctTCACGAGGAGATCAAGTCGAAAATGTAA
- a CDS encoding Cellular retinaldehyde binding/alpha-tocopherol transport has translation MRGIILRRLHPSTKYPVARYPFARPFSTHSEPQKASSFWTLTFTLAVVGGGAWIQEKYFNSKDIITSQPNFPQKPSLGGLDILATMPAEPAPGALGNLTPEQEIKLKEFWVLALKVFGLTLEGLETPPSTASSDAATPTPIQEKRKSKSRWGIWSRTDNEDTKSGSSSGVASSVSSISVIDSDDKYGQSKEFKQALEDMKPEEIRTAFWSMVKGDNPDSLLLRFLRARKWDTKKALVMLISTMRWRLLEMHVDDDIMFNGEASAVKMSQGSDPKEKKKGNDFLAQMRMGKSFLHGLDRGGRPICVVRVRLHKAGDQDNEGLERFTVYTIETARLLLVPPIETATIIFDMTDFGMANMDYTPVKFMIKCFEANYPECLGAVLIHKAPWVFSSIWTVIKGWLDPVVASKIHFTKNRQDLEKYIHPSQIMKELEGDEDWEYKYVEVSEDENPKMADKETRETLMAERQKLAKEIQDTTVEWICASSKKETGAASVAEEKRKDLIEQLRTHYWVLDPYVRARSLYDRVNVVQSDGTINFYPVPKKEAESTSA, from the exons ATGCGTGGTATAATCCTACGTCGTCTCCATCCTTCAACCAAGTACCCTGTCGCTCGGTATCCATTCGCGCGACCATTCTCCACACACTCAGAACCACAGAAAGCTTCATCCTTTTGGACCCTTACATTTACACTCGCTGTCGTTGGAGGAGGCGCTTGGATCCAGGAGAAATACTTCAATTCCAAAGACATAATCACTTCGCAGCCCAATTTCCCTCAAAAACCCTCCCTCGGAGGACTCGATATCCTCGCGACGATGCCTGCCGAACCTGCCCCCGGAGCACTCGGGAACCTCACTCCCGAGCAAGAAATCAAGCTGAAGGAATTCTGGGTTCTTGCACTCAAAGTATTCGGCCTCACACTCGAAGGACTTGAAACCCCCCCGTCCACCGCCTCCAGCGATGCCGCAACACCCACCCCAATCCAGGAAAAGAGGAAGTCCAAGAGTCGATGGGGAATCTGGAGCCGTACCGACAACGAAGACACGAAGAGCGGTTCCAGTAGTGGTGTCGCTTCCAGTGTATCTTCCATCAGTGTCATCGACAGCGACGACAAATACGGCCAGTCCAAGGAGTTCAAacaggcgctggaggacaTGAAGCCCGAGGAGATCCGGACAGCGTTCTGGAGCATGGTGAAGGGCGATAATCCAGACTCGTTGCTTCTACGATTCCTGCGTGCGCGCAAGTGGGACACTAAGAAGGCGCTTGTTATGTTGATTTCCACGATGCGCTGGCGACTGCTGGAAATGCATGTCGATGACGATATCATGTTCAACGGCGAGGCGTCGGCTGTGAAGATGTCGCAGGGCTCTGATCccaaggaaaagaagaagggtaATGACTTCCTCGCGCAGATGCGTATGGGTAAGAGTTTCCTACACGGCCTTGACCGCGGTGGTCGGCCCATCTGCGTTGTTCGTGTACGCCTGCACAAGGCTGGCGATCAGGACAATGAAGGGTTGGAGCGGTTCACTGTTTATACCATTGAGACTGCACGTTTATTGCTTGTGCCTCCGATCGAGACTGCG ACTATCATCTTTGACATGACGGACTTCGGGATGGCCAACATG GACTACACCCCCGTGAAATTCATGATCAAGTGCTTTGAAGCCAACTATCCCGAGTGTCTCGGAGCAGTGCTCATCCACAAGGCCCCTTGGGTATTCTCAA GCATCTGGACCGTGATCAAGGGCTGGCTCGACCCAGTCGTCGCCTCGAAGATCCACTTCACAAAGAACCGCCAGGATCTCGAAAAATACATCCACCCCAGTCAAATCATGAAGGAGCTCGAAGGCGATGAAGACTGGGAATACAAATACGTCGAGGTCTCGGAGGACGAGAACCCCAAGATGGCCGACAAGGAGACCCGAGAGACCTTGATGGCCGAGCGCCAAAAGCTCGCCAAGGAGATCCAGGATACCACCGTTGAGTGGATCTGCGCCAGCTCCAAGAAGGAGACTGGCGCTGCCTCTGTTGCCGAGGAGAAGCGGAAGGACTTGATTGAGCAGCTGCGTACGCATTACTGGGTTCTTGACCCATATGTCCGTGCTCGCTCGCTCTACGACAGAGTCAATGTCGTTCAGAGCGACGGGACGATTAACTTCTATCCTGTCCCGAAGAAGGAGGCAGAGAGCACGTCGGCATGA
- a CDS encoding DASH complex, subunit Dam1, producing the protein MDAPRSSSRPRPSSRPTTPLRPSSRSSLREAHGYGNSIGNAGYTQPAINALEPQFAELADSMADLEANFMHLQLMHESLTRFSESFASFLYGLNMNAFCVDFPEAPIPDSFKKAKQDEEQKEAESEPTRPIDEGEMTFMTTDTTFVENPPSTTTTTTSSRLTSKYAAGSRVSSRGIARGAATSRYTTRGTARGARPSALPRVESGHSQPSVDCIASFCSSAIVPIHLPSAMLALFGRSP; encoded by the exons ATGGAcgcacctcgatcatcctcgcGCCCGAGACCTTCATCCAGGCCCACAACCCCTCTACGTCCCAGCTCGCGATCTTCATTACGGGAGGCCCACGGATATGGGAATAGTATTGGAAATGCAGGATACACACAACCCGCCATCAATGCTTTGGAGCCGCAGTTCGCCGAGCTGGCTGATTCGATGGCAGATCTCGAGGCCAACTTCATGCACTTGCAGCTGATGCACGAGAGCCTGACGCGCTTCAGTGAGAGCTTTGCCAGTTTCCTCTACGGATTGAATATGAATGCGTTCTGTGTGGACTTCCCAGAG GCTCCGATTCCAGACTCGTTCAAAAAGGCTAAGCAggatgaagaacaaaagG AAGCGGAATCAGAACCAACACGACCGATTGATGAAGGCGAGATGACATTTAT GACTACGGATACGACTTTTGTTGAGAATCCCCCgagcaccaccaccaccacaaCCTCCTCTAGACTTACGTCCAAGTATGCTGCGGGCTCACGGGTATCTTCTCGTGGCATTGCTCGTGGTGCAGCAACCAGCCGGTATACCACACGAGGCACTGCGCGCGGTGCTCGTCCCAGCGCACTCCCTCGGG TCGAATCAGGTCATTCGCAACCCTCTGTGGACTGTATAGCTTCCTTCTGTTCGTCTGCTATTGTCCCTATTCACTTGCCTTC TGCAATGCTGGCCCTATTCGGGAGGAGTCCTTGA